One stretch of Tachysurus fulvidraco isolate hzauxx_2018 chromosome 12, HZAU_PFXX_2.0, whole genome shotgun sequence DNA includes these proteins:
- the shtn1 gene encoding shootin-1 isoform X3, translated as MMYMAHLDANVIAEINLNDDTDEENHKEAEPGTCNSSHCRLVLSELRNKLESALEEKKLLAIDLETTRDQLHKTREELLREKHDNTVLIAETLQQKKLLGKYNRVSRYAVEEYEALQADLVLEKDLRVEAENFAHKMLVEKKKLKRQSQALMQSVSPSEALDKALKEIAELTHTMETQQLEHQQQLKRLEDELRGSELRKQLAALERKTAVLEEERKDFMEKSSRAETEAKDLRFTVEELQKKLQQVSNPVPAPAPPPPPPPPPPPPPPPPSVSANPLSSLMSLLRKKKGTNCDIPLVERDAAAKDPEKDVRQQAVSEMMERIKKGIQLRPVGQTVNKARPQQRERMPSGSAIQELKGILSTVRRPSPCPSPPARPSSPDAQSELQKVLMKRRGVLETANDNTVSAQPFPSSVLDMTRVKITPTTSAEKSVIKDKTQH; from the exons ATGATGTACATGGCTCATCTAGATGCCAACGTCATTGCAGAAATCAACCTCAATGATGACACGGATGAAGAAAATCATAAGGAGGCGGAGCCTGGGACATGTAACTCCTCCCACTGTCGGCTCGTCCTGTCTG AGTTGAGGAATAAATTAGAGTCGGCTCTGGAGGAGAAGAAGCTGTTAGCCATCGATCTGGAGACCACAAGAGATCAGCTGCACAAAACCAGGGAGGAG ctcctgCGAGAAAAACACGATAATACTGTTTTGATTGCTGAAACGCTCCAACAAAAGAAGCTCTTGGGGAAGTATAACAGAG tgtctcggTATGCGGTAGAGGAGTACGAGGCCTTGCAGGCTGATCTGGTGCTGGAGAAGGATTTGCGTGTAGAGGCTGAGAATTTTGCACAcaag atGTTGGTGGAGAAGAAGAAGCTCAAGAGACAGAGTCAGGCCTTGATGCAGAGTGTGTCACCTTCTGAAGCTCTGGACAAAGCTCTCAAAGAGATCgctgaactcacacacactatggaaacACAGCAGTTGGAGCACCAacaacag CTGAAGCGTTTGGAGGATGAACTGCGCGGCTCTGAGTTGCGAAAGCAGTTGGCTGCACTGGAGAGGAAGACAGCTGTACTGGAGGAAGAGCGAAAAGATTTTATGGAGAAAAGTTCCAGAGCTGAGACTGAGGCCAAGGACCTCCGCTtcactg tggagGAACTGCAGAAAAAGCTACAGCAGGTGTCAAATCCTGTACCTGCCCCagctccccctcctcctcctcctcctcctcctccacctcctcctccaccaccttcAGTCTCAGCAAACCCTCTCAG CTCACTCATGTCATTACTTCGTAAGAAAAAAGGCACCAATTGTGACATTCCTTTAGTAGAGAGAGACGCAGCAGCGAAAGATCCAG AGAAGGACGTTAGACAACAGGCTGTGTCCGAGATGATGGAAAGAATTAAAAAGGGCATTCAGCTGCGGCCAGTTGGCCAGACAGTCAACAAGGCCAGACCAcaacag agggagcGTATGCCGTCCGGCTCTGCCATTCAGGAACTTAAAGGGATTTTG TCCACTGTGAGACGCCCCTCCCCCTGCCCCTCCCCTCCTGCAAGACCCTCCTCCCCGGATGCACAGTCTGAGCTCCAGAAAGTCCTAATGAAACGACGAGGCGTGCTGGAGACTGCAAACGATAAca CAGTATCAGCTCAACCCTTTCCCAGCAGTGTTCTGGATATGACCCGGGTTAAGATAACTCCCACCACCAGTGCTGAGAAAAGTGTCATTAAGGACAAAACGCAACACTGA